The following are from one region of the Leisingera daeponensis DSM 23529 genome:
- a CDS encoding PLD nuclease N-terminal domain-containing protein — protein MEYGLIGLLVLAADIYAIIQVLGSSASTAAKIIWVLVILILPVLGFIAWLVAGPRSSAAKI, from the coding sequence ATGGAATATGGACTGATTGGCCTTCTGGTCCTGGCTGCCGACATTTACGCAATCATTCAGGTTCTGGGCTCCAGTGCCTCGACCGCAGCCAAGATCATCTGGGTGCTCGTCATTCTCATCCTGCCGGTACTGGGCTTCATCGCCTGGCTTGTCGCAGGTCCGCGCTCTTCGGCTGCGAAAATCTGA